One segment of Paraburkholderia caribensis DNA contains the following:
- a CDS encoding cupin domain-containing protein — MVTTLEKDTALALGSKIRALRQRLKRTLDETATAAGISKPFLSQVERGLASPSITSLAGIANALGVKVQYFVDTPSEERSVCRANELKFFGFADSANLFARMTNLSGGRQLEAILVRMPPGQKRSEVTTHAGEEFIYVIEGQVSLTLEGKTFVLRAGDSAHYESTVPHSWANTARKESVVVWVGTPRLF, encoded by the coding sequence ATGGTCACGACACTTGAGAAAGACACGGCACTTGCACTGGGGAGCAAGATCCGCGCGCTGAGGCAAAGGCTGAAGCGTACGCTCGACGAAACAGCGACAGCAGCAGGCATTTCGAAGCCGTTCCTGTCGCAGGTCGAGCGCGGTCTCGCGTCGCCGTCCATCACGTCGCTGGCAGGCATTGCGAATGCGTTGGGAGTGAAGGTGCAGTATTTCGTCGACACACCAAGCGAAGAACGCTCGGTGTGTCGAGCGAACGAGTTGAAGTTTTTTGGTTTCGCAGACTCGGCGAACCTGTTTGCCCGGATGACCAATCTGTCGGGGGGCCGTCAGTTGGAAGCCATCCTTGTGAGGATGCCACCCGGGCAAAAGCGTTCCGAAGTCACGACACATGCCGGTGAAGAGTTCATCTACGTCATCGAAGGGCAAGTGTCGTTGACGCTGGAAGGCAAGACCTTCGTGCTGCGCGCCGGAGACAGCGCGCATTACGAATCGACGGTGCCGCATAGCTGGGCCAACACGGCCCGCAAGGAATCGGTCGTCGTGTGGGTAGGTACGCCGAGGTTGTTTTAG
- a CDS encoding peptide MFS transporter produces the protein MKSPVSQTRSFSTVFLIEMWERFGYYGMAALLVLFMIDRLGFDDSRATLTWGAFAALVYASPSIGGWIGDKILGARRSMIFGALVLAAGYLMLALPSDSLEFMYASLGVIVVGNGLFKSNAANLVRRIYEGDDARIDSAFTIYYMAVNIGSTVSMLATPWIKDHWGWHTAFAVCCGGMSIAVVNYFLMFRTLTHVGSAPDAEPIRWMRVLAVVVGGIALGTATTFVLQHKAIAVACVYTAGVAILAIFAYMLLNCERSERSGLLAALILTLQVILFFVFYQQMSTSLTLFALRNVDPTFSLFGAHLFTWSAAQFQALNPIWIMLLSPLLAVLYTKLAKGGKDVPVAAKYAFGFAVVAAGFFVYAWSGSFAVNGRVSSWWMVGGYGLYSLGELLVSGLGLAMIARYVPARMSGFMMGAYFVATGVSQYLGSVVANLAKMPGGDLDPLISLPLYTKLFAELGWLAAGGAVVAILLLPLMGRLSRAHQQCAEQARSDAGVAVSAR, from the coding sequence ATGAAATCACCCGTATCCCAGACCCGGTCGTTTTCGACGGTCTTTCTCATTGAGATGTGGGAGCGCTTTGGCTACTACGGCATGGCGGCGCTGCTCGTGCTGTTCATGATCGACCGGCTCGGTTTTGACGACAGCCGCGCGACGCTCACGTGGGGCGCATTCGCGGCGCTGGTGTATGCGTCGCCGTCGATCGGCGGCTGGATTGGCGACAAGATTCTCGGCGCGCGCCGCTCGATGATTTTCGGCGCGCTGGTGCTGGCGGCCGGCTACCTGATGCTTGCGCTGCCGAGCGACAGTCTCGAGTTCATGTATGCGTCGCTGGGCGTGATCGTGGTCGGCAATGGGTTGTTCAAGTCGAACGCGGCGAATCTGGTGCGCCGTATTTACGAGGGCGACGATGCGCGCATCGACAGCGCGTTCACGATCTATTACATGGCGGTGAATATCGGCTCAACCGTGTCGATGCTGGCGACGCCCTGGATCAAGGATCACTGGGGCTGGCACACGGCGTTTGCCGTCTGCTGCGGGGGCATGTCGATCGCGGTGGTGAACTACTTCCTGATGTTCCGCACGTTGACGCACGTTGGCTCCGCGCCGGATGCCGAGCCGATCCGCTGGATGCGCGTGCTGGCTGTCGTGGTGGGTGGGATCGCGCTCGGCACGGCGACGACGTTCGTGCTGCAGCACAAGGCGATCGCCGTGGCCTGCGTGTACACGGCGGGCGTTGCGATTCTGGCGATCTTTGCGTACATGCTGCTCAACTGCGAGCGGTCGGAGCGTTCGGGCTTGCTGGCGGCGCTGATTTTGACGTTGCAGGTGATTCTGTTCTTTGTGTTCTATCAGCAGATGTCGACGTCGCTGACGTTGTTCGCGCTGCGCAATGTCGATCCGACGTTTTCGCTGTTCGGCGCGCATCTGTTTACGTGGAGTGCTGCGCAGTTTCAGGCGCTGAATCCGATCTGGATCATGTTGCTCAGTCCGCTTCTTGCCGTGTTGTATACGAAGCTCGCGAAGGGCGGGAAGGACGTGCCCGTTGCCGCGAAGTATGCGTTTGGTTTTGCGGTAGTGGCGGCGGGTTTTTTCGTTTATGCGTGGAGCGGCAGTTTTGCCGTCAACGGGCGGGTGTCGTCGTGGTGGATGGTCGGCGGTTATGGCCTGTACTCGCTCGGCGAACTGCTGGTGAGCGGGCTCGGGCTCGCGATGATCGCGCGGTATGTGCCGGCGCGGATGAGCGGTTTTATGATGGGCGCTTATTTTGTGGCGACGGGCGTGTCGCAGTATCTGGGTAGTGTGGTCGCCAATCTGGCGAAGATGCCGGGTGGGGATCTTGATCCTTTGATCTCTTTGCCGCTGTATACGAAGCTTTTTGCTGAGCTCGGGTGGCTGGCTGCGGGTGGGGCGGTTGTTGCTATCTTGTTGCTGCCGCTGATGGGGCGGCTTTCGCGGGCGCATCAGCAGTGCGCTGAGCAAGCCCGCAGTGATGCGGGTGTGGCGGTCTCGGCGCGGTAA
- the pdxR gene encoding MocR-like pyridoxine biosynthesis transcription factor PdxR, translating to MEIHLSVEGRHDLAGQIYRQLRAGIIEGRLAGGTRLPSTRDLALQLGVSRKTTLDVFERLLAEGFLHTRPGSGTFVAGGLQRLPAEKPAHARAAHEAKTAPSSSARAQPVWHTVPEVLGPQPTPGTPYDFIGGVTDKSHFPFDVWRRCVNHALRVQSRGRGTYRDAAGEQELRLAISRYLAFNRAVASNWEDVIVTQGAQHALDLIARVTLRPGDVAAIEDPAYPPARACLTAVGAKVAAVPVDAEGLVVSKLPNHARLVYVTPSHQFPLGMPMSLARRVELLEWAQQRDAVIIEDDYDCEYRFEGRPMEPLKSLDRTGLVAYVGTFSKTIFPELRVGYMVPPASLFETLRKARQIGDWHGCSLTQTALSSFMLNGDFARHLKRMHKLYAARRASLLVHLQGDLARWFEPIVPTAGIHMAALLKAPLTEAAVIEAARAESIALHGLAPFYVRATPQPGLVFGYGGIEAGQIETALATLAKLMPRVESRT from the coding sequence ATGGAAATCCACTTATCGGTAGAGGGCCGCCACGACCTGGCGGGACAAATCTACAGACAACTGCGTGCAGGGATAATCGAAGGCCGCCTGGCAGGCGGCACCCGACTGCCTTCGACCCGCGATCTCGCGCTGCAACTCGGCGTTTCCCGCAAAACGACCCTCGACGTCTTCGAGCGCCTGCTCGCCGAAGGCTTCCTGCATACGCGCCCCGGCTCGGGCACCTTCGTCGCCGGAGGTTTACAGCGACTGCCCGCCGAAAAGCCAGCGCACGCCCGTGCCGCCCATGAGGCGAAAACGGCACCCAGCTCCAGCGCCCGCGCGCAACCGGTATGGCACACCGTCCCCGAGGTACTCGGGCCGCAACCCACGCCCGGCACGCCGTACGACTTCATCGGCGGCGTTACCGACAAGTCCCATTTCCCTTTCGACGTCTGGCGCCGCTGCGTGAATCACGCGCTTCGCGTGCAGTCGCGTGGACGCGGCACGTATCGCGATGCCGCCGGCGAACAGGAGTTGCGGCTCGCGATTTCGCGCTATCTCGCGTTTAATCGGGCCGTCGCGAGCAACTGGGAGGACGTCATCGTGACGCAGGGCGCGCAGCATGCGCTCGACCTCATCGCGCGCGTGACGCTGCGTCCCGGCGACGTCGCGGCGATCGAAGACCCCGCCTATCCGCCCGCGCGCGCGTGCCTCACGGCAGTGGGCGCGAAGGTCGCGGCCGTGCCCGTCGATGCCGAAGGCCTCGTCGTGAGCAAGCTGCCGAATCACGCGCGGCTCGTCTACGTGACGCCGTCGCATCAGTTTCCGCTCGGCATGCCGATGAGTCTCGCGCGGCGCGTCGAACTGCTCGAATGGGCGCAACAGCGCGATGCCGTCATCATCGAAGACGACTACGACTGCGAATACCGCTTCGAAGGACGGCCGATGGAGCCGCTGAAGAGCCTCGACCGCACCGGCCTCGTTGCGTACGTGGGAACGTTTTCAAAGACGATATTTCCCGAACTGCGCGTCGGTTACATGGTGCCGCCCGCATCGTTGTTCGAGACGCTGCGCAAGGCGAGGCAGATCGGCGACTGGCATGGTTGCTCGTTGACGCAGACGGCGCTTTCCAGTTTCATGCTGAACGGTGACTTTGCCCGGCACCTGAAGCGGATGCACAAGCTTTACGCAGCGCGCCGGGCAAGTCTGCTTGTACATCTGCAGGGCGATCTCGCGCGCTGGTTCGAGCCCATCGTGCCGACGGCGGGTATCCATATGGCTGCGTTGCTGAAGGCGCCGCTCACGGAGGCGGCCGTGATCGAAGCGGCGCGCGCCGAATCGATTGCATTGCATGGGCTCGCGCCTTTCTATGTGCGCGCAACGCCGCAGCCAGGGCTCGTATTTGGCTATGGCGGCATCGAGGCCGGACAGATCGAGACCGCGCTTGCGACGCTCGCGAAGCTGATGCCGCGTGTCGAATCAAGGACTTGA
- a CDS encoding HU family DNA-binding protein: MATSAKKVAKKAATVPTKKVAAKKAAAAPAKKVTAKKVAVKASGVPSPIKDTFTKASLAAHVAERAGVEPKSAKAVLAALEDTILGSVHKKGAGEFTLSGLLKIVVQTVPAKKKRFGKDPFTGQERWFPAKPASVRVKARALKKLKDAAA; this comes from the coding sequence ATGGCGACTTCCGCAAAAAAGGTAGCCAAGAAGGCTGCTACGGTTCCGACGAAGAAGGTTGCTGCAAAGAAAGCTGCTGCTGCTCCCGCAAAGAAAGTCACGGCTAAGAAGGTCGCCGTGAAGGCGTCCGGCGTTCCCTCGCCGATCAAGGACACCTTCACGAAGGCCTCGCTGGCTGCACACGTTGCGGAGCGTGCGGGCGTCGAGCCGAAGTCGGCGAAGGCAGTTCTGGCTGCACTCGAAGACACGATCCTCGGTTCGGTTCACAAGAAGGGCGCTGGCGAATTCACGCTGTCGGGTCTTCTGAAGATCGTCGTTCAGACTGTTCCGGCGAAGAAGAAGCGCTTCGGCAAGGACCCGTTCACGGGTCAAGAGCGCTGGTTCCCGGCGAAGCCGGCGAGCGTGCGGGTCAAGGCACGTGCGTTGAAGAAGCTGAAGGACGCAGCAGCATAA
- a CDS encoding circularly permuted type 2 ATP-grasp protein: protein MRCYDEMRQFDDAVRPHYQRFERWLVQQGSEAIERKRAEADLLFRRVGITFAVNGDLSGTERLIPFDLIPRIIPRGEWQTLEAGLRQRVQALNLFIHDVYHDRNIVRAGIVPADQVYTNAQYRPEMQGVDVPLAVYAHIAGVDVVRAGENGEFYVLEDNLRVPSGVSYMLENRKMMMRLFPELFVQNRIAPVAHYPDLLLDTLRSVAPEGVDDPVVVVLTPGMYNSAYFEHTFLAQQMGVELVEGKDLFVDDNYVFMRTTQGPRRVDVIYRRVDDDFLDPLAFRPDSALGVPGLLTAYRAGRVALANAMGTGIADDKSIYPYVPDMIEFYLGEKPILNNVPTYQCRKPDDLAYTLAHLPELVVKEVHGAGGYGMLVGPASTSAEIEAFRQRLIEKPAGYIAQPTLALSACPTFVEAGIAPRHIDLRPFVLSGKTVTMCAGGLTRVALQEGSLVVNSSQGGGTKDTWMVD from the coding sequence ATGCGATGCTATGACGAGATGCGTCAGTTCGATGACGCCGTGCGGCCGCATTATCAGCGGTTCGAACGCTGGCTCGTGCAGCAGGGCAGCGAGGCAATCGAGAGAAAGCGGGCCGAAGCCGATCTGCTGTTTCGCCGCGTCGGTATCACGTTCGCCGTCAATGGCGATCTGTCAGGCACCGAGCGGCTCATCCCGTTCGATCTGATCCCGCGCATCATCCCGCGCGGCGAGTGGCAAACGCTCGAAGCCGGCCTCCGGCAGCGCGTCCAGGCACTCAACCTCTTTATCCACGACGTCTATCACGACCGTAACATCGTCCGCGCCGGCATCGTGCCCGCCGATCAGGTCTACACCAACGCGCAATACCGGCCGGAAATGCAGGGCGTCGACGTGCCGCTCGCCGTCTATGCGCACATCGCAGGCGTCGATGTCGTGCGGGCCGGCGAGAACGGCGAGTTCTACGTGCTCGAAGACAATCTGCGCGTGCCGTCGGGCGTGTCGTACATGCTCGAGAACCGCAAGATGATGATGCGGCTCTTCCCCGAACTGTTCGTGCAGAACCGCATCGCGCCCGTTGCGCACTATCCCGATCTGCTGCTCGACACGTTGCGCTCGGTGGCGCCCGAAGGCGTCGACGATCCCGTCGTCGTCGTGCTGACGCCCGGTATGTACAACTCCGCCTACTTCGAGCACACCTTCCTCGCCCAGCAGATGGGCGTCGAACTGGTGGAAGGCAAGGATCTCTTCGTCGACGACAACTACGTGTTCATGCGCACCACGCAAGGGCCGCGGCGCGTGGACGTCATATATCGGCGGGTCGACGACGACTTTCTCGATCCGCTCGCGTTCCGCCCGGATTCGGCGCTCGGCGTGCCGGGGCTGCTGACGGCGTATCGCGCGGGGCGCGTGGCGCTTGCGAACGCGATGGGCACAGGTATCGCCGACGACAAGTCGATCTATCCGTACGTGCCCGACATGATCGAGTTCTATCTGGGCGAAAAGCCGATCCTCAACAACGTGCCGACCTACCAGTGCCGCAAGCCGGACGACCTCGCCTACACGCTCGCGCATCTGCCCGAACTTGTCGTCAAGGAAGTACATGGCGCAGGCGGTTACGGGATGCTCGTCGGGCCGGCGTCGACGTCCGCGGAAATCGAGGCGTTCCGCCAGCGGCTGATCGAAAAGCCCGCCGGCTACATCGCGCAGCCGACGCTCGCGCTGTCCGCCTGCCCGACCTTCGTCGAAGCGGGTATCGCGCCGCGCCATATCGACCTGCGTCCGTTCGTCCTGTCGGGCAAGACGGTGACGATGTGCGCGGGCGGCCTCACGCGCGTCGCGTTGCAGGAGGGCTCGCTGGTCGTCAACTCGTCGCAGGGAGGCGGTACCAAAGACACCTGGATGGTCGACTGA
- a CDS encoding alpha-E domain-containing protein, which translates to MLSRTADHLFWMARYMERAENTARMLDINLKAQLLPQTPEQEERTQRSVLRISELEHAFAQRYDEPTRENVLDFMVADPTNPSSIHSCLQAARENARAVRGTLTTEWWETINDTWLEFNERTAHGEVANNLSALFEWVKFRSHLSRGVTIGTALQDDAFFFTQLGTFLERADNTARILDVRFADAEPNSREAARQLEDFYYWTSILSSVSALEIYRKVYRDVVTPARVVELMILNSQMPRSLLASLDGVCENLAMLRTQGSNQCERFAGKLRAELLYSDIRQIFETGLHAWLTQFLARVFELGNMVARTYLMLPVA; encoded by the coding sequence ATGCTGAGCCGCACCGCCGATCATCTGTTCTGGATGGCCCGTTATATGGAGCGCGCCGAGAATACCGCGCGCATGCTCGACATCAACCTGAAGGCGCAACTGCTGCCGCAGACGCCCGAGCAGGAGGAGCGCACGCAGCGCTCGGTGTTGCGCATCTCCGAGCTTGAGCACGCGTTCGCGCAGCGCTACGACGAGCCGACCCGCGAGAACGTGCTCGATTTCATGGTGGCCGATCCGACCAACCCGTCGAGCATTCATTCGTGTCTGCAGGCAGCCCGCGAAAACGCGCGTGCGGTGCGCGGCACGTTGACGACGGAGTGGTGGGAAACGATCAACGATACCTGGCTCGAATTCAACGAGCGCACCGCGCACGGCGAGGTGGCGAACAACCTGTCGGCGCTGTTCGAATGGGTGAAGTTCCGCTCGCATCTGTCGCGCGGCGTGACGATCGGCACCGCGTTGCAGGACGACGCGTTCTTCTTCACGCAGCTCGGCACCTTTCTCGAACGAGCCGACAACACGGCGCGCATTCTCGACGTGCGCTTCGCCGACGCGGAGCCGAACTCGCGCGAGGCTGCCCGGCAACTCGAAGACTTCTATTACTGGACGTCCATTCTGAGTTCGGTGTCGGCGCTGGAGATCTATCGCAAGGTGTATCGCGATGTCGTGACGCCCGCGCGCGTCGTCGAACTGATGATCCTGAATTCGCAGATGCCGCGCTCGCTGCTGGCGTCTCTCGATGGCGTCTGCGAAAACCTCGCGATGCTGCGCACGCAGGGCTCGAATCAATGCGAGCGTTTTGCGGGCAAGCTGCGCGCCGAACTGCTTTACTCGGATATCCGGCAGATTTTCGAAACCGGTCTGCATGCGTGGCTCACGCAGTTTCTCGCCCGCGTGTTCGAACTCGGCAACATGGTCGCGCGCACGTACCTGATGCTGCCCGTTGCCTGA
- a CDS encoding transglutaminase family protein yields MFLTIRHDTFYRYESTVHYSIQQLRLTPSSGASQIVRRWTLDAPGKLDSTFDAYGNVLHTLVLNKQHDEIRVHVSGEVDTFALIDGRLGDDAGAIPLEHFTCATRLTDCDPAIRELAASVPSLDKPAALIALAEKIIDRVQFETGATGVTSTASQALALGKGVCQDHAHLMLACCRARGIPARYVSGYIEPGDVEHAASHAWVDVWLAGTGWISVDVTHAAFASEMYCRLAAARDYEAASPVRGRRIGGLEETLDVSVAVKAQEQSPQ; encoded by the coding sequence ATGTTTCTCACGATCCGCCACGACACCTTCTACCGCTACGAATCGACGGTCCATTACTCGATCCAGCAATTGCGCCTCACGCCGTCGAGCGGCGCTTCACAGATCGTGCGGCGCTGGACGCTCGATGCGCCCGGCAAGCTCGATTCGACCTTCGACGCCTATGGCAACGTGCTGCACACGCTCGTGCTCAACAAGCAGCACGACGAGATACGCGTGCACGTGTCGGGCGAAGTCGACACGTTTGCGTTGATCGACGGCCGGCTCGGCGACGATGCGGGCGCGATTCCGCTCGAGCATTTCACCTGCGCGACACGCTTGACCGACTGCGACCCTGCGATTCGCGAACTGGCGGCGTCCGTGCCGTCGCTCGACAAGCCGGCTGCGCTGATTGCGCTGGCGGAGAAGATCATCGACCGGGTGCAGTTCGAGACGGGCGCGACAGGCGTGACGAGCACGGCGTCGCAGGCGCTCGCGCTCGGCAAGGGCGTTTGCCAGGACCACGCGCATCTGATGCTCGCGTGCTGCCGCGCGCGCGGCATTCCGGCGCGCTATGTGAGCGGCTATATCGAACCGGGCGACGTCGAGCATGCGGCGAGTCACGCGTGGGTCGATGTGTGGCTCGCGGGGACCGGCTGGATTTCCGTCGACGTCACGCACGCCGCGTTCGCCAGTGAGATGTATTGCCGGCTCGCGGCCGCGCGCGACTATGAAGCGGCGTCGCCCGTGCGCGGACGGCGCATCGGCGGACTGGAAGAAACGCTCGATGTGTCCGTTGCCGTGAAGGCCCAGGAACAGTCGCCGCAGTAA
- a CDS encoding proteasome-type protease, which translates to MTYCVAMCVDEGLVFLSDTRTNAGVDHISTARKMSVFEEPGERMLVLLGAGNLSLTQAVLHELSEPSGPSGSSKPTLWTVPTMADAARVVGQAVRDVHLREANALQEFGVDFNCSFILGGQIRENAENGNGAGQPRPRLFMIYAAGNFIESSRVNPYFQIGESKYGKPIIDRVLVPSTPLDEAAKCALISMDSTLRSNLSVGLPLDLLVYEKDALKVTRFVSIDQDNAYYQMIHRTWGERLRQVFGEIPDPDWQVTGDVPQNGHVGEMVLYRPPGELHTDAQRGTPGVDERPAQTLAQADKPKTRG; encoded by the coding sequence ATGACTTACTGTGTGGCGATGTGCGTCGATGAAGGGCTCGTGTTCCTGTCGGATACGCGGACCAATGCGGGCGTCGATCACATCAGCACCGCGCGCAAGATGTCGGTGTTCGAAGAGCCCGGCGAACGCATGCTGGTGCTGCTCGGCGCGGGCAACCTGTCGCTCACGCAGGCCGTGCTGCACGAGTTGTCCGAACCGTCCGGGCCTTCCGGTTCGTCAAAGCCCACGCTCTGGACCGTGCCGACCATGGCCGACGCCGCGCGCGTGGTCGGTCAGGCCGTGCGCGACGTGCACCTGCGCGAGGCGAACGCGCTGCAGGAATTCGGCGTCGACTTCAATTGCAGTTTCATTCTCGGCGGACAGATCCGTGAGAACGCGGAAAACGGCAACGGCGCCGGACAACCGCGGCCGCGTCTGTTCATGATCTACGCGGCGGGCAACTTCATCGAATCGTCGCGCGTGAACCCGTATTTTCAGATCGGCGAGTCGAAGTACGGCAAGCCGATCATCGACCGTGTTCTCGTGCCGTCCACGCCGCTCGACGAGGCCGCCAAGTGCGCGCTGATCTCGATGGACTCGACGCTGCGCTCGAACCTCTCGGTCGGGCTGCCGCTCGATCTGCTCGTCTATGAGAAAGATGCACTGAAGGTGACGCGCTTCGTGTCGATCGATCAGGACAACGCCTACTATCAGATGATCCATCGCACGTGGGGCGAACGGCTTCGGCAGGTGTTCGGCGAGATTCCCGATCCCGACTGGCAAGTCACGGGCGACGTGCCGCAGAACGGGCATGTCGGCGAGATGGTGCTGTACCGGCCGCCTGGCGAGTTGCATACGGACGCACAGCGCGGCACGCCGGGTGTCGACGAGCGGCCCGCCCAGACGCTCGCGCAAGCCGACAAGCCTAAAACACGCGGCTGA
- a CDS encoding porin — MKRIALSTLSLALLGAAGAAHAQSSVTLYGLIDDSIQYVHNANPANDNLWQLAAGNLQGSRWGVKGTEDLGGGLKAIFQLESGFNPNNGKMGSYGTGTKLFGRQAYVGVTHDAYGTFTVGRQYDPLVDLVQPLTADNYFGSTFTTPGDVDNNDNSSRTNNAIKYVSPVWSGFQFEGMYALGGVAGATGAGQSWAGAATWAGGPFSVAAGYFHMSNANTIAGRAGTWGTGVTSDGTFDGSNVNQFYSTAKAIDITSAAAQYVTGPFTFNIRYSFAQYKPDAFSGAGFAEQEKFHVAGAYAGYQVTPAMLIGLGYIYTHAAGDTSANYHQVSLGGDYNLSKRTDLYLVGAYQHASGHQRDASNGGAIIDAGASVGSYGYQAGSSNQEIISLGIRHKF, encoded by the coding sequence ATGAAACGAATCGCACTGTCGACGCTCTCGCTGGCACTGCTCGGCGCTGCAGGCGCAGCACATGCACAAAGCAGCGTGACGCTCTATGGCTTGATCGATGACTCGATCCAGTATGTTCACAACGCCAATCCGGCGAACGACAACCTGTGGCAGCTCGCAGCGGGCAACCTGCAAGGTAGCCGCTGGGGCGTGAAGGGTACGGAAGACCTCGGCGGTGGCCTGAAGGCAATCTTCCAACTGGAAAGCGGCTTCAACCCGAACAACGGCAAGATGGGTTCGTACGGCACGGGCACGAAGCTGTTCGGCCGCCAGGCATATGTCGGTGTGACGCACGACGCATACGGTACGTTCACGGTTGGCCGCCAGTACGACCCGCTGGTCGACCTGGTTCAGCCGCTGACGGCTGACAACTACTTCGGCAGCACGTTCACGACGCCGGGCGACGTTGACAACAACGACAACAGCTCGCGTACGAACAACGCCATCAAGTACGTTTCGCCGGTGTGGAGCGGCTTCCAGTTCGAAGGCATGTACGCTCTGGGCGGCGTCGCTGGCGCAACGGGCGCTGGTCAGTCGTGGGCAGGCGCAGCAACGTGGGCGGGCGGTCCGTTCAGCGTTGCAGCTGGCTACTTCCACATGTCGAACGCCAACACGATCGCTGGCCGCGCTGGTACGTGGGGCACGGGCGTGACGTCGGACGGCACGTTCGACGGCTCGAACGTCAACCAGTTCTACTCGACGGCTAAGGCAATCGACATCACGTCGGCAGCCGCGCAATACGTGACGGGTCCGTTCACGTTCAACATCCGTTACAGCTTCGCGCAATACAAGCCGGATGCGTTCTCGGGTGCTGGCTTCGCCGAACAAGAGAAGTTCCACGTTGCAGGCGCGTACGCTGGCTACCAGGTCACGCCGGCCATGTTGATCGGCCTCGGCTACATCTACACGCACGCCGCTGGCGACACGTCGGCGAACTACCACCAGGTTTCGCTGGGCGGCGACTACAACCTGTCGAAGCGCACCGACCTGTACCTGGTTGGCGCATACCAGCACGCAAGCGGCCATCAGCGCGATGCGAGCAACGGTGGCGCAATCATCGACGCAGGCGCATCGGTTGGTTCGTACGGCTACCAGGCCGGTTCGAGCAACCAGGAAATCATCAGCCTGGGTATCCGTCACAAGTTCTAA
- a CDS encoding YihY/virulence factor BrkB family protein: MELDSLSADKLQTVAKKQASWAVGALRQFSENRCAAMAASIAFYAAFSLAPTLVMVIAVSGWFFGAEAARGELFRQVHSVLGNDAAAAVTTIVQNAHRSGGAGGVAAIISFVLLAVGASATFSSLNSALNIVWPSVTPRASSVFALVRVRLISFGLVLGVAFLLIVSLVLDTAITFIGNWIWGDSPYVVIGNLLQLAVGWMVLAVAFAALLKFLPDAPVRWRDALVGGTVAAALFSAGKKLFALYLAHAGMANSFGAAGSLAVLLMWLYFSAVVLLLGAEFSAARGRMHDPRGAWGLAPATPPGSRAMLASVLAASTVATDARRGPISGATGGPPPSASATPPAPRPSLATRLLAKHDAGIGKAVSIGKSVVKAETQATHAAAVTIVEARRRAVAADRYVRRHPWESMLIAASTAMALAAFARRRNASNDAETPPSGNASR, translated from the coding sequence ATGGAACTCGACTCACTGTCAGCCGACAAGCTGCAAACGGTCGCGAAGAAGCAGGCGTCGTGGGCTGTCGGCGCGTTGCGGCAGTTCTCCGAAAACCGCTGCGCGGCCATGGCCGCGAGCATCGCGTTCTACGCGGCGTTCTCGCTCGCGCCAACGCTCGTGATGGTGATCGCCGTCTCCGGCTGGTTCTTCGGCGCGGAAGCCGCACGCGGCGAATTGTTCCGACAGGTGCATAGCGTGCTCGGCAACGACGCCGCAGCCGCCGTCACGACGATCGTACAGAACGCGCATCGCAGCGGCGGCGCGGGCGGCGTGGCGGCCATCATCTCGTTCGTGCTGCTGGCGGTGGGCGCATCCGCGACCTTCTCGTCGTTGAATAGCGCGCTCAATATTGTCTGGCCGTCGGTGACGCCGCGCGCGTCGAGCGTGTTCGCGCTGGTGCGCGTGCGGCTGATCTCGTTCGGCCTCGTGCTCGGCGTGGCGTTCCTGCTGATCGTGTCGCTGGTGCTCGACACGGCGATCACGTTTATCGGCAACTGGATCTGGGGCGACTCGCCGTACGTGGTGATCGGCAATCTGCTGCAACTGGCCGTCGGCTGGATGGTGCTCGCGGTCGCGTTCGCCGCGCTGCTCAAGTTTCTTCCCGATGCGCCCGTGCGCTGGCGCGACGCGCTGGTCGGCGGGACGGTGGCGGCCGCGCTGTTCTCGGCGGGCAAGAAGCTCTTCGCGCTCTACCTCGCGCATGCCGGCATGGCCAACTCGTTCGGCGCGGCCGGCTCGCTCGCCGTGCTGCTGATGTGGCTGTACTTCTCGGCGGTGGTGCTGCTGCTCGGCGCGGAGTTCTCCGCCGCGCGCGGTCGCATGCACGATCCGCGCGGCGCCTGGGGCCTCGCGCCCGCCACGCCGCCTGGCAGCCGCGCGATGCTGGCGTCCGTGCTGGCGGCATCGACGGTTGCAACTGACGCAAGACGCGGCCCGATAAGCGGCGCAACAGGCGGCCCGCCGCCGTCTGCCTCTGCCACCCCGCCGGCACCGCGTCCCTCCCTTGCAACGAGACTGCTGGCGAAGCATGACGCGGGCATCGGCAAGGCCGTGTCGATCGGCAAGTCGGTCGTCAAGGCCGAAACGCAGGCGACCCACGCCGCCGCCGTGACGATTGTCGAAGCAAGACGCAGGGCCGTCGCGGCGGACCGCTACGTCCGGCGGCATCCATGGGAGTCGATGCTGATCGCGGCCAGCACCGCGATGGCCCTGGCCGCATTCGCCCGGCGCCGCAACGCTTCGAACGATGCCGAAACGCCGCCTTCCGGCAACGCCAGCCGTTAA